The genomic window CCAGCGGCAGCAGCTCGTGCGTGACGTCTTCCTTCAGGTCGCGCTTTTCTTTCTTGCCCGGCTTGCGGCCGGTGGTGGCCTCGATTTGCGCGGCGCGTTCCTCTACTTTGCGCCGGATCACCGAGGCCGGCAGCGCCTTGCTCTCGATCATGTACTCGAGCAGCCACTGGCCGCCGATGGATTCGACCAGCGGCCCGTTTTCTTCACCGCGGGGCTCGGTCCAGCCGGCGGACTTTTCTTGCGACGGGCCGCAGGCCACGAAGCGGTTGGCGCCCAGGGCCTCTTCGGCCTGGGTCGATGTTTGCGACCACGATGGTTCGATGCGATAGACGATGACGTTCTTGAAGACGGACACTGAAACCCTTTTTCGAGTGATTGGCAGAGTTGTCCATTGTGGGCCTCTCGTCGCGCCGGCCCGTGGCAATACCAACACGCGCCGCCGCCGTAAAATCGAAAGCTTCTGCGACAGCATTCCCACACGCCCCAAAGGACCAAGACATGAGCGCCCTCGTACCGCCTCCCGCTTCCCTAGACGACCGCGACGGCAAGATCTGGATGGACGGCGAACTGGTCGACTGGCGCAATGCCACGGTCCACGTCCTGAGCCACACGCTGCACTACGGCTGCGGCGCCTTCGAAGGTGTTCGGGCCTACGACACGGTCGATGGCACTGCGATCTTTCGTCTTGCCGAGCACACCGAGCGCCTCTTCAACAGCGCCAAGATCCTGCGCATGAAGATCCCTTTTTCGCAGGAAGAAGTGATGGCGGCGCAAAAGCAGGTCGTGCGCGAGAACAAGCTCGCAAGCTGCTACCTGCGCCCGCTGATCTGGATCGGCTCCGAAAAGCTCGGTGTCAGCCCCCGGGGCAACAAGATCCACGCGATGGTTGCGGCCTGGGCCTGGGGCGCCTACCTCGGTGAAGAAGGCATGCGCCGCGGCATCCGCGTGAAGACGTCGAGCTACACGCGGCACCACGTCAACATCACCATGACGCAGGCCAAGGCGGTGAGCAACTACACCAACTCGATCCTCGCCAACATGGAAGCGCTCGACGACGGCTACGACGAGGCGCTGCTGCTCGACGCCAGCGGCTTCGTCTCCGAAGGCGCCGGTGAAAACATCTTCGTGGTGAAGGGCGACGTGGTCTACACGCCCGACCTGTCGGCCGGTGCGCTCAACGGCATCACTCGCAACACCATCCTGCATATCTGCAAGGACTTGGGGCTGGAGCTCGTGCAAAAGCGCATCACGCGCGACGAGGTCTACATCGCCGACGAAGCCTTCTTCACTGGCACCGCGGCTGAAGTGACGCCGATTCGCGAACTCGACCGCATCGAGATCGGCAACCGTGGCGACGGCGGTTCTCGTGGCCCGATAACCGAAAAAATCCAGAGCGCGTTCTTCGACATCGTGAACGGCAAAAATCCCAAATACGCCCATTGGCTCACCAAAGTCTGAAGACCCGTATCACCATGTCGACCACCGCCGTCATCGAACTGCTCGCGAAAGAACTCAACCACCAGGGCGGCGTCCACTGCCCGAGCCCGCTGGCCGACATGAAGCTCTGGAGCGCGCACCCCAAGGTCTACCTCGACGTGGCACGCACGGGAGAAGCGAAGTGCCCGTATTGCGGCACGGTGTACCGCCTGAAGGCGGGTGAGTCGGCAGTGCATCGGCACTGAGCCGCTGACCTGCGCCAAGCGATAAGGACAAGGCGATCAACAAGCTTTCTGTCCCCCGTCGAGCGTTGTTGCTCGGCGCGTTTTCCGCACCGTTCGTCGGTGCATGCGCTCCCTTGTCGCATGACGCCGGCGCATCGGCGGCTGCGCTGCAGGCGCTGGACAAACTCGAAGCATCCGCGGGCGGCCGCCTCGGCATCGTGGCCTTCCGGACCGATGCCGGCAGCGGTGGCGATGTCGGCGCGCGTTCTACGGTGCAGCATCGCGCCGATGAACGCTTTCCGATGTGCAGTACGTTCAAGGTGCTGGCCGCCTCCGCCATTCTTCAGCGCAGTGCGATCGAAATCGATCTGTTGCAGCGTCGCGTGAGCTATGCCACCAGCGACCTTGTGACCTATTCGCCCATCACTGAGAGCCATGTACGTGACGGCATGACCATCGCCGAACTTTGCGCCGCCGCGCTGCAACACAGCGACAACTCGGCCGCCAACATGCTGCTCGACGCACTCGGTGGTCCGCCAGTGGTCACTGCCTTTGCGCGATCGATCGGCGACACGGCTTTCCGACTCGACCGCCGCGAGACGGAACTGAATACAGCGCTGCCCGGCGATCCCCGCGACACGTGCACGCCTCGCGCCATGGCGCGCAATCTGCAGGTACTGCTGACGGGCAACGCATTGCCCACGCGACAGCGCGATCAACTCGTCGCATGGATGCTCGGCAACACCACCGGTGCCACGCGCATTCGTGCAGCGGTGCCTGCCGACTGGCGCGTCGCCGACAAGACCGGCTCGGGCGACTATGGAACGGCGAACGATATCGGCGTCGCATGGCCGCCAGCGGGTGCGCCGATCGTCATGGCGATCTACTTCACCCAGACCGTCAAAGAGGCGCCGATGCGCAACGATGTCATCGCAGCCGCAGCGCGCATCGCGGCCACTGCATTGGCCTGAGCGCGCCGGTCGAATCTTGCAGGCTCACGCGTCAGGGGCGGTGTATCGCCGGCGCATCCACCACTGCACACCGCTGCGCAGGCCGGTATAGACCGCGAGAACGACCGTGCCCAGCAGCAGCCCGGCAGCGATATCCGCTGGAAAATGCGCGCCTGCGTAGATGCGGCCCCATGCAGTGGCAAAGGCCAGCGCCAGCAACACGGCACCCGCGGTATGCAGGCCCGGACGCACCAGGCAACCCAGCGCGACCAACGACATCACCGACATGTGCGTGCTCGGCATGGCGCCTCGTCCACCGTGCTGGAGGTAATTGGGGCTCATGCCTATCGCGAAGGGGCGAGGCATGTCCACGGCGCTCGAGATGGCTTGAGACAGCACGGACGTGATGCATGCCAGCAGCAGCAAGAGGACCAGATAGAGGCGCTGAGATGGCTGGCGAAAGCCGCTGTAGAGCACTGTCAGGCCTGCAGCCCAGGCGCCGTACACGGCGATCCAGCATGCCGCCGCCAACAGCCAGGGCGTGGGATGGAAACCGCCTGCCATCCATTCGAACAATCCGTAGTTCACATAACGCATGGCAAAACCTCCCGACCGAGACGTCGACCACCGTCAAGGGCAGTTCGGTTGCGGATTATTGAAGGCACCACGCTGCGATTCTCAAAATCAGGGGTTAACCGAAGCTGAACGTGGCGGTTGCAGCCGCATCAACTCCTGTAGCCGCAAGGGCAGCATCTCGCGCCACGGCTGGCCCGGCTCCTGCACCAGCCGCAGGTAGACCATCGCGATCCACAGCAGGCTGAGTCCGATCTGCGCATCGCGCAGCGCAGAGTTCACGCTGGTCGCGATCAGCATCACCAGCATGGCTGCAAAACCGCAGCGTCCGGTGATGTCGTTCCGGCGCCAGCCCTGCCACACGCCGACCAGCATGATGACCAGCAGCGTCAGCAGTCCCGGCACCCCGGCCTGCGCGCCCATCCACAGGAAATCGTTGTGGGGCATGTTGTAGTCGGCCAGCAGCTTGGGCCCGCGCAGGTGCCACTGCTCGGTCCAGCCGCCGATGCCCCAGCCTGCGAGCGGTTTGTCGATGATCATGCGTGCGGTGTCGCGGTACATGTAGAAGCGCACGACCCAGCTGCCTTCCGACACCGCACCGGCCTGCGCTGCTTCGATTTCCTGCGCGCCCAGCGCGAAGGTGCGCTGCACCACCGGCGACTGCCACACCAGTACGGACGCCGCGCCAACCGCGATCACCAGCACCACCGCCAGCACCCGCAGTTGCTTACGCCACTGATGCACGCACACTGCAACGCCCGCAACCAGCAGCCCGAGGAGCGAAGTCCGAGACGGCAACCACAGTGTGATGATCACCGCGACAAAACCGGTGAGCGCGAAAGCGGGCAGCGCCCAGTGCCCCTTCTTGTCGTGGATATGGGCCAGCCCGAATGCCACCGCACTCACACCCAGCACCGTGAAGAGCAGCGCATCGTTGATCGATTTGTTGCCGACCAGCACCAGCGTGGCGCGCCACAACTCGGCCACCGGAAAGCCGACAGTGCGATAGAGCAGCACCATCAACACGCTGGCGAACGCGATGACGAAGAAGCCGCGCAGCGCCCACAGCGCTTCGTCGCGGGTGAGCGCCATCGCCATCACAATGGTCGCTGCGATACGGAAGCCATGCCAGAGGTTCGAAGGTGTCTGCGGGTAGTGCGGCCTGAATGCAAGCACGACAAGCGTCCAAGCAACATAAGCGACCACCGGCCACCACAGCGGATTGGCACGGATGCGCGCCGCGCGTTCCTGCAAATTGCCCGCGGTAAAGAGCGTCGCGAACATCAACACGGCGGCTAGGTAGTTGACGCCCACCGGTGCGAAGACTGCAAGCCCCCAGAACATGGCGGCGGGGCGGGCAATCGTCGATCTCTGCATGGTGGCGGCGATTCTAGGTGCGGCCTCCGGGTGGCCACCTGACTTCACCGCCTCGCCTTGAGGCTCAAGCTCGGTTAGGCAGCGCGATGACGAAACTGGCGCCGCCGCCGGCGCGGTCTTCGCAGCGCACCGTGCCGCCGTGGCGTTCCACGATCGACTTCACCAGCGCCAACCCCAGGCCCACACCGCCTTCGCGCTCGCTGGCGCCGGGCAGCCGATAGAACGGCTCGAAGATGCGGTCGCGCAAGGCGGCCGGCACGCCCGGCCCGCGGTCGTTCACGCGCACGATGGCAAAGCCGCCCGCGCCGGAAGCGGTTGCCAGCTCCACCGAAATCTCGCCGGCGCCATAGCGCCGTGCGTTCTCGAGCAGATTGCGGATCGCGCGTCGCAGCAGCCGCGGCACGCCACGCACCGTGAGCGCACTGCTGTCTGTGCCTTCGGCCACGTCGAGTTCCGCGCCGACCTGAGCGCACTCTTCGGCAGCCAAGCCCATCAGGTCGACGGTTTCGATCGTGCCCATGTCGGCTTCGCTGGCGTCGAGCCGGCTGGACAACAAAATCTCGTCGATCAACTGGTCGAGCTCACCGATGTTGCGGGCGATTTCCTGCCGCGACTTCGGGTTCGGCGTGTCGCCCATCAGCTCCAGCCCCATGCGGATGCGCGTGAGCGGCGAGCGCAATTCGTGCGACGCGTTGGCCAGCAGCGACTTGTGCGAGCGCACCAGTCGTTCGATCCGCACCGCCGCCGCATTGAAGCGCCGCGCCAGGTCGCTGACCTCGTCTTGCCCTTCTTCGGCCACGCGCACCGACAAGTCACCCTCGCCCCAACGCTGCACGCTGCGCTGCAACGACTCCAGCCGCTTGGTGAGCCGCCGCACGATCGGGTACACGCCGAGCGCGACCGAGACGCCGACCAGCACGATCATCCAGACAAAGCCGAACGGCGTGCGCCACGGCGGCGGTGGTGGCCGGCCTTCGCTGGCGATGGTGCCCGGCTCGCGCCGGTTCACTTCGAGCGACAGGGCGCGGCCGTCGCTGAGCGTCAAGTCGAACTCCAGGCCTTGGCCGCGCGCACGCGTCGCCTGGCCGGTGCCGATGACGTTGTTCTCGGTGTCCCGCACGATCACCTCGCGCGGCAGGGCGTTGATGCGGTCGCGCTCGCTCTCGGCGGAGATGCGCACCAGCCAGCCAGCCGTCAGCGTGAGCACCACGACACCCGCTACCACCGCCAGCCAGATGCGAACGTAGAGGTGGCGCGAGTAGAGGCTCAGCATCGGTCGGTCAATCGGTCAATCGATTTGAGCCGATCAGTCTTGTTGCTTGGCAAAAACGTAACCGACGCCGCGCACCGTGAGGATGCGCTTCGGGTTCTTCGCGTCGATCTCGATGGCGGCACGGATGCGGCCCATGTGCACGTCGATCGAGCGATCGAAGGCTTCGAGCTCGCGGCCGCGCACCGCTTCCATGATCTGGTCGCGCGTGAGGACGCGGCCCGCGCGCTCTGCCATCGCGACCAGCAGGTCGAACTGGTACGAGGTGAGGTCGGCCAGTGCGGCCGCGACGGTCACGGTGCGGGCGTTGCGGTCGATCTCCAGGGTGCCGAATCGCATCATGGTCGACGCTGCGGCTTCGCTCGTCGTCTCGCCGCGACGGCGCAGCACGGCGCGAATGCGGGCCAGCAATTCACGCGGCTCGAAGGGCTTGGGCAGATAGTCGTCGGCCCCGATTTCAAGGCCGATGATGCGGTCCATCGGGTCGCCCTTGGCCGTGAGCATCAGCACCGACACCTTCGCAAGGCCACCCGGCAGTGCGCGGATGCGGCGGCACACTTCGAGCCCGTCGGTATCGGGCAGCATCAGGTCGAGGATGACGAGGTCGGGTGCATGCTCCTGCAACTGCGCCAACCCGCTCGCACCGTCGGCCGCGTGGTTGAAACCGAAGCCCGACTGCGTCAGGTACTCGCCCACCATTTGCGCCAGGCGGGTGTCGTCTTCGATCATCAGAAGTTGGGGGGTGCTCATGGGCTTCATGGTGAAGGTCGGCGAGCAACCCGCGTTGAACGCTGCGTAAAGTTGGGGTAAACGTCGGGGTGTGCCTCAGGCGGCGAACAGCATGGTCCCTTGAGTGGAATGGACTGGCACCATCGCCATTTTTTCTTTGAGCAACATGCGCAATTCGGTCGCCTCGATACCGGGGTGTTCCGTCGATGCGCGCACCAGAATCTCTGCGGCCAATCGACGCAACTGCCCGGCCGAAGCGCGCATGCGATCGCGAAACGCGTTGTCGTCGAGATCGTCTTTCAGGCTCCGATTGAGGTCGGCAAACCATGGCAGCGCGGCCTGGTCGAGCATCACCGCCGGGTTGCGCTTGGTCGTCAGGCCGGACCATGCGCGCAGGAAGTGCTGCACCGCGACGTTGAGCTTCTGGCAGTGCTGCAATTCTTCCTTCAGGCTGCCCAGCAGCGCCAGGTCGGTGAGCCGATCCTGGAAGAAAATTTGCGAGAGCACGCCCCAGTAGTAGGTGTAGTCCCAGATCACCTTGATCGGCAGCACCTCGGGGTCGCCGAAAAGCGCGTACTGGTCCTGGTAGAGCGCGAGCGTGCTCTCGTAGAACGAGTGATAGATCTGGTCGTAGAGCTGCGCGCGTGCTTCCACCGAATGCCCGGCGCGGTCGTGCGCGATGAGGTCGGTGATGTAGGTGTTGCCCATCGCGATGAAGTCGCTACCGGGCGAATAGAAGGGGTCGAGAAAGAGCCCAGCTTCACCGGTGAGCGCCCAGCGCTTGCCCGAGAAAACCTGCTTGCAGCCGTATGAAAAATTCTTAAAGAAGGCGAAGTCCTGCAAGAGATGGCGCTTGCCGTCGAGCTCGTCGTAGAGCGCAGGCTGCCAGGTCTTGAACCAGTCCATCGCCTTGTCGAATGTGTCGAAACGGTCGAGCGGGTGAATGCGCGGGTCGGCCACGATGCCGATCGAGTGCGAGCCCGATGCCAGCGGAATCAGCCACACCCAATAGCCCGCGCCGACCAGGTGATTGGTCGACAACCAGCGTGCTTGCGGCTCGCAGCGCTCGCGCCATTCGGTGTTGTCGCTCCAGTGGTCGATGGTGATGCGGTCGCCGATGCGAAACCACACCGCGTTGCACTCGTGCGAGTTGGGCTCGGCCAGGCCGAGCTTGCGCTTCAGCATGCCCGCACGGCCGCAGGCGTCGATCACCCAGCGCGCATGGATCTCGTGCGACTCGCCGTCTTGCGTCCAGCGCAGCCGATGCGGCTGGCGAGCGTCTTCGGCCAAGTCGATCTGCTTGACCAGCGCGTTGTCGACGAAGCGGACGCCGCAACGCGCAGCTTCTTCGGCCAGGTAGTTCTCGAAGATGCCGCGATCGATCTGGTAGCTCGGCACCGACAGGTAGCGGCTGGCGCCGATCTCGGTCACCTGATCGATATCCCGCCGCCCTTCGCTGAAGAAAAAGCGAAAGCCGAACTTGCGCAGCTGTTCACCTTGCAGGTGCGGCTTCAGGCCTAGCACCGTGTCGAAGTAGTGCGCGCCGATCTCGACCGACGATTCGCCGACCTTGTGCGCGGCGTGCGGCACCGGATGCGAGCGACGCTCGAGCACCAGCACGTCGATGGAGTCGAAGCGGTTTTTCAGCTGCAGCGCCAGCGTGAGCCCGGCCAGCCCGCCGCCCATGATCACGACATCGTGCGCGCTCACATTGGCATCATCGGATGCTGTATTGGCGGCGGCCGCCGCAACGGCTTTGATGGACATCAGGCCTGCTCGAGCCGCATTTGAAGCGACAGTTTGGGTGACAGCGGGAGCGCCAGCGTGCCCGCCTCGCCCAGCGCAAGCAATTCGAACAGCGGCAGCGCGTCGGCCATGGCGTTGGCGGTGAGCGCCTGCGATATGTCGCTGCGCGGTGGGATGGTGTGCGCTTCGCCGCTGACCAGCGACCAGTCGAACGATGCCACCGTGCGCTCGGTGCGCTCGGGCGCGATCACCATGCCGACTGCCAGCAGGCCCCGGCTGGTGGTGACCGACGACAACGCACCGACCGACGGAATGTCGTAGCCCACGAGCAGCACCGGCGTCTGGTCGGCGGCGCACTGCGCGGCGGCTTCGAGCAGGCCAGCGGCAAAGCTGCTCTCGAAAGCCGAGATCGAATTGCTGGCCGCCATGCAGCCGGTGCCGATGGTCCAGTAGCCCACGGCGGCGTTGTGCACCGAGTTGTGGAACTTGGTCGGCGACAGCACCGATGGATCGCTGGCGAGCACCGTGCACATGTAGTCGTTGATCGCCAGGTCGCCGTGCGCCGAGACGAACACGCACGGCAGGTCGGGGGCGTGGCGGCCGGAACCGGCGATGGACGCGGCCGCAACTTCCAGTGCCAGCGCCACGGTGTCGGGCGCGCGGCGACGCTCGGCCGGGGCCAGCACCATCGGCGCGGGGCGCTTGGCGGGCGGCTCGGTCACGCTGCCTTCGCCACGAAACGCGGCGCGGGCGTTGTCCCAGCCCGGCAGGCTCGGGGCCCAGAAGGCCGGACCTTCGATGTAGAGGGTCGGAGGTTTTGGGATGTCGTTGGTGCTCATGCCGCGGCTCCCTTGCCGAACACCAGCGAGCAGTTATTGCCGCCGAAGCCGAAAGAGTTGGACAGCACGTAGCGCACCTCGCCGTGCGCCGGCCTCAGCCGGATCTGCGGTCCGAAGTCCGGATCGATGACAGTGGTGTTCACGGTGCCCGGCTTCAGCCCGCGCTCGATGGCGAGCAGGCTAATGACGGCTTCCACGATGCCCGCCGCCCCGAGCGTGTGCCCGGTGAAGCCCTTGGTCGAGCTCGCGTGCGTGGTCGCCGGGAAGCGGCGCCCTACCAGCGCGCCTTCGACCTCGTCGTTCTTCATGCTGGCGGTGCCGTGCATGTTGATGTAGTCGATTGCGTCGGTGCCGAGGCCCGCGCGAGCCAGTGCATCGTTCAGCGCCCTTTCAGCGCCGAGGCCTTCGGGGTGCGGCGTCGACATGTGGTGCGCATCGCTGGCTTCACCGTAGCCGAGCAGTTCGAGCGCACCGGCGCCGCGTTCGAGCAATGCGAAGCCGGCCGCCTCGCCCAGGCTGATGCCGCCCCGCGCCGCATCGAACGGACGGCATGGCTGGTTCGACACCAGCTCGAGCGAGTTGAAGCCGAACAGCACGCTGCCGCACAGCGTGTCGACACCGCCGACCACCGCCGCATCGACAAGGCCGAGGCGGATCAGCCGCTCGGCGGAGGCGAATACTTTGGCGCTCGACGAACAGGCCGTCGAAATGGTCTCGCACGGACCTTCGAGGCCGAGAACTTCCTGTACGAACATCGTGAGCGAGTGCGGCGTGTGAACTTCAGGGCGCCGCTGGTCTGCGGGAAAGTGGCCTTCGGCGTCGAGCTGCGTGTATGCGAGCTCGGTTTCGCCGATGCTCGATGTCGACGTCCCGAGGATCAGCGCGATGCGCGACGCGCCGTACTTTTCTCGCGCTGCGGCCACGGCCTGCTCGAAACCGTCGGCTTGCAGGCCGAGCCAGGCGAGACGGTTGTTGCGGCAATCCCAGTGCGCCAAGGCCTCCGGGAGACGCACTTCTTCGACGCCCTCGACGCGGCCGATCCAGGTGTCGAGCGGTGCATCGCCGAAGTCGTTGGGACGCAGGCCACTGCGGGACGATTCGAGCGCGGTGGCCAGCGACTCCTTGCCGCTACCGACGGCCGAGGTCGCGGTGTAGGCGCTGATCTTCAGAGGGGGAATTCGGGAGGGCACGGTGATGAAAAGAGAAAAAATACAGGAGTCGGGCGCACGGTGAGGTGCAAGCTCTCGGGCGGGCCCGCTCGAAAACCATTACAGCCTACCAGTAGCACGCTCTGTGCCGCGTCGGCGCAATCCGATAGTCCGGAGCCGTAGCGGGGCTAGCTGTTCGGGTCGGTCGAAGCGGTCGAAGCGTGCTGGGCCCTGGCGGCACGCGACGCCAGCGCGACCAGCGCCAGCACCGGCACGCCCAGCACCGCCGTGGCGATGAAGAAGGTGCTGTAGCCATAGGCATCGACGAAAACGCCCGAGTAACCGGCGATGAACTTCGGCAGCAGCAACATGAGCGAACTGAACAGCGCGTACTGCGTCGCCGAATAGCTGACGTTGGTCAGGCTCGACAGGTAGGCGATGAACGCCGCCGAGGCGATGCCGCCGGCCAGGTTGTCGGCCGACACCACCGCGATCAGCGCGTGCAGGTCGTGGCCGCGGCCGGCCAGCCAGGCGAAAAGCAGATTGCTGGCCGCGCTCAGCACTGCGCCCAGCATCAGCACCCGCATGACGCCGATGCGCATCGACAGCACGCCGCCGACGAAGGCGCCGACCAGCGTCATGATGACGCCGAACACCTTGCTGACGTTGGCCACCTCTTCCTTGGTGAAGCCCATGTCGACGTAGAACGGGTTCGCCATGATGCCCATCACCACGTCGCTGATGCGGTAGATCGCGATCAGCGACAGGATGAGCGCCGCCTGCCATTTGTAGCGGCGAATGAAATCGGCGAAGGGTTCGATCAGCACGCTCTGCAGCCACTCGGCCGCATTCTTGGGCTGTGGCAACACGCGACGGATGGGCTCGGGCGACAGCAGCACCGTCAGCACGCCGACCGCCATCGAGCCGGCCATCACGAGGTACGCCGTTTTCCAGGCGCCGTTCTGGTAGCCCGACGCACCACTCACCTCGGCCCAAGCCGCGACCCACAGCACTCCGGCACCGGCCCAGATCATCGCCAGCCGATAGCCCGTCTGGTAGGCGGCGGCGAGCGCGGCCTGCTTTCGCGTTTCGGCCGACTCGATGCGAAAAGCGTCGAGCGCGATGTCCTGCGTGGCCGAACCGAA from Variovorax sp. PAMC28562 includes these protein-coding regions:
- a CDS encoding zinc-finger domain-containing protein codes for the protein MSTTAVIELLAKELNHQGGVHCPSPLADMKLWSAHPKVYLDVARTGEAKCPYCGTVYRLKAGESAVHRH
- the bla gene encoding class A beta-lactamase, coding for MNKLSVPRRALLLGAFSAPFVGACAPLSHDAGASAAALQALDKLEASAGGRLGIVAFRTDAGSGGDVGARSTVQHRADERFPMCSTFKVLAASAILQRSAIEIDLLQRRVSYATSDLVTYSPITESHVRDGMTIAELCAAALQHSDNSAANMLLDALGGPPVVTAFARSIGDTAFRLDRRETELNTALPGDPRDTCTPRAMARNLQVLLTGNALPTRQRDQLVAWMLGNTTGATRIRAAVPADWRVADKTGSGDYGTANDIGVAWPPAGAPIVMAIYFTQTVKEAPMRNDVIAAAARIAATALA
- a CDS encoding beta-ketoacyl synthase chain length factor; amino-acid sequence: MSTNDIPKPPTLYIEGPAFWAPSLPGWDNARAAFRGEGSVTEPPAKRPAPMVLAPAERRRAPDTVALALEVAAASIAGSGRHAPDLPCVFVSAHGDLAINDYMCTVLASDPSVLSPTKFHNSVHNAAVGYWTIGTGCMAASNSISAFESSFAAGLLEAAAQCAADQTPVLLVGYDIPSVGALSSVTTSRGLLAVGMVIAPERTERTVASFDWSLVSGEAHTIPPRSDISQALTANAMADALPLFELLALGEAGTLALPLSPKLSLQMRLEQA
- a CDS encoding O-antigen ligase family protein; translated protein: MQRSTIARPAAMFWGLAVFAPVGVNYLAAVLMFATLFTAGNLQERAARIRANPLWWPVVAYVAWTLVVLAFRPHYPQTPSNLWHGFRIAATIVMAMALTRDEALWALRGFFVIAFASVLMVLLYRTVGFPVAELWRATLVLVGNKSINDALLFTVLGVSAVAFGLAHIHDKKGHWALPAFALTGFVAVIITLWLPSRTSLLGLLVAGVAVCVHQWRKQLRVLAVVLVIAVGAASVLVWQSPVVQRTFALGAQEIEAAQAGAVSEGSWVVRFYMYRDTARMIIDKPLAGWGIGGWTEQWHLRGPKLLADYNMPHNDFLWMGAQAGVPGLLTLLVIMLVGVWQGWRRNDITGRCGFAAMLVMLIATSVNSALRDAQIGLSLLWIAMVYLRLVQEPGQPWREMLPLRLQELMRLQPPRSASVNP
- a CDS encoding phosphatase PAP2 family protein, whose translation is MRYVNYGLFEWMAGGFHPTPWLLAAACWIAVYGAWAAGLTVLYSGFRQPSQRLYLVLLLLLACITSVLSQAISSAVDMPRPFAIGMSPNYLQHGGRGAMPSTHMSVMSLVALGCLVRPGLHTAGAVLLALAFATAWGRIYAGAHFPADIAAGLLLGTVVLAVYTGLRSGVQWWMRRRYTAPDA
- a CDS encoding beta-ketoacyl-[acyl-carrier-protein] synthase family protein translates to MPSRIPPLKISAYTATSAVGSGKESLATALESSRSGLRPNDFGDAPLDTWIGRVEGVEEVRLPEALAHWDCRNNRLAWLGLQADGFEQAVAAAREKYGASRIALILGTSTSSIGETELAYTQLDAEGHFPADQRRPEVHTPHSLTMFVQEVLGLEGPCETISTACSSSAKVFASAERLIRLGLVDAAVVGGVDTLCGSVLFGFNSLELVSNQPCRPFDAARGGISLGEAAGFALLERGAGALELLGYGEASDAHHMSTPHPEGLGAERALNDALARAGLGTDAIDYINMHGTASMKNDEVEGALVGRRFPATTHASSTKGFTGHTLGAAGIVEAVISLLAIERGLKPGTVNTTVIDPDFGPQIRLRPAHGEVRYVLSNSFGFGGNNCSLVFGKGAAA
- a CDS encoding response regulator transcription factor, yielding MKPMSTPQLLMIEDDTRLAQMVGEYLTQSGFGFNHAADGASGLAQLQEHAPDLVILDLMLPDTDGLEVCRRIRALPGGLAKVSVLMLTAKGDPMDRIIGLEIGADDYLPKPFEPRELLARIRAVLRRRGETTSEAAASTMMRFGTLEIDRNARTVTVAAALADLTSYQFDLLVAMAERAGRVLTRDQIMEAVRGRELEAFDRSIDVHMGRIRAAIEIDAKNPKRILTVRGVGYVFAKQQD
- a CDS encoding NAD(P)/FAD-dependent oxidoreductase translates to MSIKAVAAAAANTASDDANVSAHDVVIMGGGLAGLTLALQLKNRFDSIDVLVLERRSHPVPHAAHKVGESSVEIGAHYFDTVLGLKPHLQGEQLRKFGFRFFFSEGRRDIDQVTEIGASRYLSVPSYQIDRGIFENYLAEEAARCGVRFVDNALVKQIDLAEDARQPHRLRWTQDGESHEIHARWVIDACGRAGMLKRKLGLAEPNSHECNAVWFRIGDRITIDHWSDNTEWRERCEPQARWLSTNHLVGAGYWVWLIPLASGSHSIGIVADPRIHPLDRFDTFDKAMDWFKTWQPALYDELDGKRHLLQDFAFFKNFSYGCKQVFSGKRWALTGEAGLFLDPFYSPGSDFIAMGNTYITDLIAHDRAGHSVEARAQLYDQIYHSFYESTLALYQDQYALFGDPEVLPIKVIWDYTYYWGVLSQIFFQDRLTDLALLGSLKEELQHCQKLNVAVQHFLRAWSGLTTKRNPAVMLDQAALPWFADLNRSLKDDLDDNAFRDRMRASAGQLRRLAAEILVRASTEHPGIEATELRMLLKEKMAMVPVHSTQGTMLFAA
- a CDS encoding AmpG family muropeptide MFS transporter, which gives rise to MSAPSAAEATPALPWRDALKVYLEPATLRMLALGFSAGLPLLLVLGTLSFRLREAGIDRATIGFLSWVGLAYGFKWVWAPLVDRLPLPPLTTLLGRRRGWLLLAQMVVIVGLVGMAVNDPSAGLRPMIWCALLVAFGSATQDIALDAFRIESAETRKQAALAAAYQTGYRLAMIWAGAGVLWVAAWAEVSGASGYQNGAWKTAYLVMAGSMAVGVLTVLLSPEPIRRVLPQPKNAAEWLQSVLIEPFADFIRRYKWQAALILSLIAIYRISDVVMGIMANPFYVDMGFTKEEVANVSKVFGVIMTLVGAFVGGVLSMRIGVMRVLMLGAVLSAASNLLFAWLAGRGHDLHALIAVVSADNLAGGIASAAFIAYLSSLTNVSYSATQYALFSSLMLLLPKFIAGYSGVFVDAYGYSTFFIATAVLGVPVLALVALASRAARAQHASTASTDPNS
- a CDS encoding branched-chain amino acid transaminase, whose protein sequence is MSALVPPPASLDDRDGKIWMDGELVDWRNATVHVLSHTLHYGCGAFEGVRAYDTVDGTAIFRLAEHTERLFNSAKILRMKIPFSQEEVMAAQKQVVRENKLASCYLRPLIWIGSEKLGVSPRGNKIHAMVAAWAWGAYLGEEGMRRGIRVKTSSYTRHHVNITMTQAKAVSNYTNSILANMEALDDGYDEALLLDASGFVSEGAGENIFVVKGDVVYTPDLSAGALNGITRNTILHICKDLGLELVQKRITRDEVYIADEAFFTGTAAEVTPIRELDRIEIGNRGDGGSRGPITEKIQSAFFDIVNGKNPKYAHWLTKV
- a CDS encoding ATP-binding protein, giving the protein MLSLYSRHLYVRIWLAVVAGVVVLTLTAGWLVRISAESERDRINALPREVIVRDTENNVIGTGQATRARGQGLEFDLTLSDGRALSLEVNRREPGTIASEGRPPPPPWRTPFGFVWMIVLVGVSVALGVYPIVRRLTKRLESLQRSVQRWGEGDLSVRVAEEGQDEVSDLARRFNAAAVRIERLVRSHKSLLANASHELRSPLTRIRMGLELMGDTPNPKSRQEIARNIGELDQLIDEILLSSRLDASEADMGTIETVDLMGLAAEECAQVGAELDVAEGTDSSALTVRGVPRLLRRAIRNLLENARRYGAGEISVELATASGAGGFAIVRVNDRGPGVPAALRDRIFEPFYRLPGASEREGGVGLGLALVKSIVERHGGTVRCEDRAGGGASFVIALPNRA